A genome region from Mycobacterium florentinum includes the following:
- the gpgP gene encoding glucosyl-3-phosphoglycerate phosphatase — protein sequence MSIRRLVMLRHGQTDFNAGSRMQGQLDSALTELGRAQAIAAAEVLGKLQPLVIVSSDLHRAYDTAITLGERTGLQVRADERLRETHLGEWQGLTHTEVDGQAPGARVTWRDDATWAPHGGESRVDVAARSVPLVAELVAGEPEWGDADEPDRPVVLVAHGGLIAALSAALLKLPVANWPILGGMGNASWVQLSGHSQDSGADFDGIRWRLDVWNASAQVSNDVL from the coding sequence ATGAGCATCCGTCGCCTGGTGATGTTGCGGCATGGGCAAACCGACTTCAACGCCGGCAGCCGGATGCAGGGCCAGTTGGACTCCGCGCTCACCGAACTGGGCCGTGCCCAGGCGATCGCCGCCGCCGAGGTGCTGGGCAAGTTGCAGCCGTTGGTGATCGTGTCGTCGGATCTGCATCGCGCCTACGACACCGCGATCACGCTGGGGGAGCGGACCGGGCTGCAGGTTCGCGCGGATGAGCGGCTACGCGAGACGCACCTGGGCGAGTGGCAGGGCTTGACCCACACCGAGGTCGACGGGCAGGCCCCGGGCGCCCGGGTCACCTGGCGCGATGACGCCACCTGGGCGCCGCATGGTGGGGAAAGCAGGGTCGACGTCGCCGCCCGCAGCGTGCCGCTGGTCGCCGAGCTGGTGGCCGGCGAGCCGGAATGGGGAGACGCGGACGAGCCCGACCGGCCCGTGGTGCTGGTCGCCCACGGCGGACTGATCGCCGCGTTATCGGCTGCGCTGCTGAAGCTTCCGGTCGCCAACTGGCCGATCCTGGGTGGGATGGGCAATGCTAGCTGGGTGCAGCTCTCCGGCCACTCGCAGGACTCCGGCGCCGACTTCGACGGCATCCGCTGGCGCCTCGACGTGTGGAATGCTTCGGCGCAGGTCTCCAACGATGTCCTCTGA
- a CDS encoding MMPL/RND family transporter → MIRLFAVPVLLGWVFITVLVNVAVPRLEVVGEAHSAPMAPLDAPSMKAMMRLGHNFKEFDSNSTIMIVLESQAPLGPDAHRYYDNLIHQLQQDHNHIQHIQDFWGDRLTAAGAQSADGKGAYVMLNLAGNQGTTHANESVEAVRKVIEKNATPPGLNVYVTGPAAFSDDSHVIGNASLAKITLFTLGAIAIMLLLVYRSIATTLIQLFMTLVSLACARGVVAVLAYNNAFGLTTFAANILTMLAIAAGTDYGIFLVGRYQEARRSGEDRETAYYTTFRSVTPVVLGSGLTIAGATYCLSFARLPWFNTMGAPVAIGMLVVVLAGITLGPAIVFLGSKFGRFESKRAAKQGRLWRRVGTAVVRWPAPVLAVSAAVVLVGMVALPSYHTSYNDSHYLPASAPSNLGQAAADRHFSQARMNPDMLMIEAEHDMRNPADMLVLDRVAHNVIRVLGIAMIQDITRPLGIPIQHSSIPFQNSIQSQTTMQNMGFLKERMNDILKMADDLQTQIDTTQRQYEVSLDLAHAADDSAATTAVTSQITDSLRDHIADFDDTFRPVRTYFYWEKHCYDIPLCYGLRSLFDTLDGFDQLAEQFHYLTADIKHTAQATHDLNALFPTLITTLKTTRGITLTLYQTFRAMINQMEAMSNTAIVMGQSFDQSKNDDFFYLPPEAFDNPDFQTGLRMFLSPDGKSARFFITHQGDPMTPEGISRVSAERTAAQEGLKQSSLADAKVYLGGTAATFKDMADGAKYDLMIAVVSALTLIFMIMLLLTRSAVAALVIVGTAASSIAASFGLSVLIWQDLFGIKVHWIVMALSVIILLAVGSDYNLLLVSRFKEEIHAGLKTGIIRSMAGTGGVVTAAGLVFAFTMASMLGSNLTILGQFGSTVCIGLLLDTLIVRTLLMPSIATLLGRWFWWPQVVHPRGDNARKPIPA, encoded by the coding sequence ATGATCCGCTTGTTCGCGGTGCCGGTGCTGTTGGGCTGGGTGTTCATCACCGTCTTGGTGAACGTGGCCGTCCCTCGGCTCGAGGTCGTCGGTGAGGCGCACTCGGCGCCGATGGCGCCATTGGACGCGCCGTCCATGAAGGCGATGATGCGGCTGGGCCACAACTTCAAAGAATTCGACTCGAACAGCACGATCATGATCGTCCTGGAGAGTCAGGCGCCACTGGGCCCGGACGCACATCGCTATTACGACAACCTGATTCACCAACTGCAGCAGGACCACAACCACATCCAGCACATCCAGGACTTCTGGGGTGACCGGTTGACAGCGGCGGGCGCTCAAAGCGCGGACGGCAAGGGCGCCTACGTCATGCTGAACCTGGCCGGCAACCAGGGCACCACCCATGCCAACGAGTCGGTGGAGGCAGTCCGCAAGGTCATCGAAAAGAACGCCACACCGCCCGGACTCAACGTCTATGTCACCGGTCCCGCCGCGTTCAGCGACGACTCACACGTCATCGGGAACGCGAGCCTGGCCAAGATCACGCTGTTCACCCTGGGTGCGATCGCGATCATGCTGCTGCTGGTCTACCGCTCCATTGCCACCACTCTCATCCAGCTGTTCATGACGCTGGTTTCGCTGGCGTGCGCGCGCGGAGTGGTCGCGGTTCTCGCCTACAACAACGCATTCGGGCTCACCACCTTCGCCGCGAATATCCTGACGATGCTGGCGATCGCCGCGGGTACCGACTACGGGATCTTCCTCGTTGGCCGCTACCAGGAGGCGCGCCGCAGCGGCGAGGATCGAGAAACCGCCTACTACACGACGTTTCGCAGCGTCACCCCGGTGGTGCTTGGTTCGGGCCTGACGATTGCCGGTGCGACTTACTGCCTGAGTTTCGCGCGGCTGCCGTGGTTCAACACCATGGGCGCACCCGTGGCGATCGGGATGCTGGTCGTGGTGTTGGCCGGAATCACGCTCGGTCCGGCCATCGTCTTCCTGGGCAGTAAGTTCGGCCGGTTCGAGTCCAAGCGCGCCGCCAAGCAAGGCCGGCTGTGGCGGCGGGTCGGCACCGCGGTAGTACGTTGGCCCGCACCGGTTTTGGCGGTCAGCGCCGCGGTCGTCCTGGTCGGCATGGTCGCGCTGCCGAGCTACCACACGAGCTACAACGACAGTCACTACCTGCCCGCCTCCGCGCCATCCAACCTGGGACAGGCCGCCGCGGACCGGCACTTCTCCCAGGCCCGGATGAACCCCGACATGTTGATGATCGAGGCCGAACACGACATGCGGAATCCGGCCGACATGCTGGTATTGGACAGGGTGGCGCACAACGTTATTCGCGTGCTGGGCATCGCGATGATCCAGGACATCACCCGGCCACTGGGCATTCCGATTCAGCACAGCTCGATACCGTTCCAGAACAGCATCCAAAGCCAGACAACGATGCAGAACATGGGCTTCCTCAAGGAGCGCATGAACGACATCCTCAAGATGGCCGATGACCTGCAGACCCAGATCGACACCACGCAGCGCCAGTACGAGGTGTCGCTGGATCTGGCCCATGCCGCCGACGACAGCGCGGCCACCACGGCGGTGACGTCGCAGATCACCGATAGCTTGCGCGACCACATCGCGGATTTCGACGACACCTTCCGGCCGGTGCGCACCTACTTCTATTGGGAGAAGCACTGCTACGACATCCCGTTGTGCTACGGGCTGCGATCCCTGTTCGACACGTTGGACGGCTTCGACCAGCTTGCCGAGCAGTTCCACTACCTCACGGCCGACATCAAGCACACCGCCCAGGCCACCCACGATCTGAACGCGCTGTTTCCCACGCTGATCACGACGTTGAAGACCACCAGGGGCATCACGCTGACGCTCTATCAGACCTTCCGGGCGATGATCAACCAGATGGAGGCGATGAGCAATACCGCGATCGTGATGGGGCAGAGCTTCGATCAGTCCAAGAACGACGACTTCTTCTATCTGCCGCCGGAGGCCTTCGACAATCCGGATTTCCAGACGGGGCTTCGAATGTTCTTGTCACCGGACGGTAAGTCGGCGCGTTTCTTCATCACGCATCAGGGCGATCCGATGACCCCGGAAGGAATTTCGCGGGTCAGCGCCGAGCGAACGGCGGCCCAAGAAGGCCTGAAGCAGTCCTCGCTCGCCGACGCCAAGGTGTATCTGGGCGGCACCGCCGCAACCTTCAAGGACATGGCCGACGGCGCCAAATACGACCTGATGATCGCGGTGGTGTCGGCGCTGACGCTGATCTTCATGATCATGCTGCTGCTGACTCGAAGCGCGGTTGCCGCGCTGGTGATCGTCGGGACCGCGGCCAGCTCGATTGCCGCGTCATTCGGTCTGTCCGTGCTGATTTGGCAGGACCTGTTCGGCATCAAGGTCCACTGGATCGTGATGGCCCTGTCCGTGATCATCCTGCTGGCCGTCGGATCGGACTACAACCTGCTACTGGTCTCGCGATTCAAGGAGGAGATCCACGCCGGGCTCAAGACGGGGATCATCCGATCGATGGCCGGCACCGGCGGGGTGGTCACGGCGGCCGGCCTGGTGTTCGCCTTCACGATGGCGTCGATGCTGGGCAGCAACCTGACGATTCTCGGGCAGTTCGGATCAACCGTCTGCATTGGCCTGTTGCTCGACACGCTGATCGTGCGCACCCTGTTGATGCCGTCGATCGCGACGCTGCTCGGACGCTGGTTCTGGTGGCCGCAGGTCGTTCACCCGCGCGGTGACAACGCCCGAAAGCCGATACCCGCCTAG
- the rsfS gene encoding ribosome silencing factor produces MSATQEAIDMATIAANAAASKLANDVVVIDVSGQLVITDCFVIASASNERQVNAIVDEVEQKMQKAGYKPARREGAREGRWTLLDYRDIVVHIQHQDDRNFYALDRLWGDCPVIPVDLDADSQDSASAQ; encoded by the coding sequence ATGAGCGCCACCCAGGAAGCCATCGACATGGCGACGATCGCGGCGAACGCGGCGGCGTCCAAGCTCGCCAACGACGTTGTGGTGATCGATGTCTCAGGCCAATTGGTCATCACCGACTGCTTCGTCATCGCCTCGGCGTCCAACGAGCGGCAAGTCAACGCGATCGTCGACGAGGTCGAGCAGAAAATGCAGAAGGCCGGCTACAAACCCGCACGCCGCGAGGGTGCGCGGGAGGGGCGCTGGACGCTGCTGGATTACCGCGACATCGTCGTGCACATTCAGCACCAGGACGACCGCAACTTCTACGCCCTGGACCGCCTCTGGGGCGACTGTCCGGTGATCCCGGTGGACCTGGACGCCGATTCGCAGGATTCGGCGAGCGCGCAATGA
- the pe gene encoding acyltransferase PE: MKKLLAGVSALVTVGATGYFGVGTASADDTPIGGPPTPGAPGDQTAYALGGAHVLGIPYDEYIRQEGAQWFPGQKREIVRYPAGQVQGHVLERLFPGIGRFDELFPGLGLDGPSVGESVDVGVDNLDAAIRAGRPGTAIGLSEGGFVVDGEQARLATDPTAPPPDKLNFATFGDPIGRHAFGQSFLSAMFPVGSVVPALDYTMPPAYESQYDTNRFVAAYDSIADFPDRPDNMFALANTLLGLATGHTAVAFTNPSMVPPQNIRTTINSRGAKDTTIMVPEKHLPLVMPLKYVGIDEDTLNKLDAILIPRVNAGYSRNDDPATAPVQVDPVHGFDPAEVTAPANQATFGGGADPLSQILSGATSVLSHGAGQADH; the protein is encoded by the coding sequence ATGAAGAAGCTACTCGCAGGAGTTTCAGCGCTGGTAACAGTCGGCGCCACAGGATATTTCGGCGTCGGCACCGCGTCGGCCGACGACACGCCCATCGGCGGGCCGCCGACCCCCGGGGCGCCGGGCGACCAGACCGCGTACGCACTCGGAGGCGCCCACGTTCTGGGCATCCCCTACGACGAGTACATCCGTCAGGAGGGTGCCCAATGGTTCCCCGGTCAGAAGCGCGAAATCGTGCGGTACCCGGCGGGCCAGGTGCAGGGCCACGTGCTGGAGCGGCTGTTTCCGGGCATCGGCCGCTTCGATGAACTCTTCCCCGGCCTGGGTCTCGACGGCCCCAGCGTCGGCGAGTCGGTCGACGTGGGAGTGGACAACCTCGATGCGGCGATCCGCGCCGGTCGTCCCGGAACGGCGATCGGCTTGTCCGAGGGCGGGTTCGTGGTCGACGGCGAGCAGGCGCGGCTGGCGACTGACCCGACCGCTCCCCCGCCGGACAAACTGAACTTCGCCACATTCGGTGACCCGATCGGGCGTCATGCCTTCGGTCAGAGCTTCCTGAGCGCCATGTTCCCGGTCGGCAGCGTTGTTCCCGCGCTCGACTACACCATGCCTCCGGCGTACGAGAGTCAGTACGACACAAACAGATTCGTGGCCGCGTACGACTCGATCGCGGACTTCCCCGACCGGCCGGACAACATGTTCGCCCTCGCCAACACGCTGCTGGGCCTCGCCACGGGTCACACCGCGGTGGCCTTTACGAACCCGAGCATGGTGCCGCCGCAGAACATCCGAACGACGATCAACTCTCGCGGGGCCAAGGACACCACGATCATGGTCCCGGAAAAGCACCTTCCCCTGGTCATGCCGCTGAAATACGTCGGGATCGACGAAGACACGCTGAACAAGCTCGACGCGATCCTGATCCCCCGGGTGAACGCGGGCTATTCGCGCAACGACGACCCGGCGACCGCTCCGGTTCAGGTGGACCCGGTGCACGGCTTCGACCCGGCGGAAGTCACCGCGCCGGCCAACCAGGCGACATTTGGCGGCGGCGCCGACCCACTTTCGCAGATCCTCAGCGGCGCCACATCCGTGTTGTCCCACGGCGCGGGCCAAGCCGACCACTGA
- a CDS encoding DegV family protein, producing the protein MTVVVVTDASSRLPADLLEKWAIRVVPLHVLLDGGDLRDGVDEIPDDVYRHHATTAAATPAELSAAYRQALADSGGDGVVAVHISSALSGTCGVGERAAADIGSAVRVIDSRSAAMGTGFVALEAARAAAAGADLDAVVAAANSAVSRSHAFIVVHGLDNLRRSGRIGGAKAWLGTALSLKPLLRIEDGKLVLAQRVRTVTKATAAMLDRVCEIVGDTPAAVAVHHVANPDGANEVAAALARRLPACEPAIVTSLGPVLGVHVGPGAVAVCVDAPAP; encoded by the coding sequence ATGACCGTCGTGGTGGTGACCGATGCCTCGTCGCGCCTCCCGGCCGATCTGCTCGAAAAATGGGCGATACGCGTTGTCCCGCTGCATGTCCTGCTCGACGGCGGCGACCTGCGCGACGGTGTCGACGAGATTCCCGACGACGTCTATCGGCACCACGCGACGACCGCGGCGGCCACCCCCGCCGAACTCAGCGCCGCCTACCGCCAGGCGTTGGCCGATTCCGGCGGGGATGGCGTGGTGGCAGTGCACATTTCGTCGGCGCTGTCGGGCACCTGTGGCGTGGGCGAACGGGCGGCAGCCGACATCGGCTCGGCCGTGCGGGTGATCGACTCGAGGTCGGCCGCGATGGGCACCGGCTTCGTCGCGTTGGAAGCGGCTCGGGCCGCGGCCGCGGGCGCTGACCTGGACGCCGTCGTGGCCGCCGCGAACTCGGCGGTAAGCCGCAGTCACGCGTTCATCGTGGTGCACGGTCTGGACAACCTGCGGCGCAGCGGCCGGATCGGTGGCGCCAAGGCATGGCTCGGCACCGCGCTGTCACTCAAGCCGCTGCTGCGCATCGAGGACGGCAAACTCGTTCTGGCCCAACGGGTACGGACTGTCACCAAGGCGACGGCGGCGATGCTGGACCGAGTCTGCGAAATCGTCGGCGATACTCCGGCGGCGGTAGCGGTGCATCACGTCGCCAACCCGGACGGCGCGAACGAGGTGGCGGCGGCGTTGGCCCGGCGGTTGCCGGCGTGCGAGCCGGCGATCGTCACATCGCTGGGGCCGGTGCTGGGTGTGCATGTCGGCCCCGGAGCCGTCGCGGTGTGTGTGGACGCGCCCGCGCCCTAG
- the nadD gene encoding nicotinate-nucleotide adenylyltransferase, producing MQKRRRRLGVMGGTFDPIHYGHLVAASEVADLFDLDEVVFVPSGQPWQKTRNVSAAEDRYLMTVIATASNPRFSVSRVDIDRAGPTYTKDTLQDLHALNPDSELFFITGADALSSILSWHGWEVLFELARFIGVSRPGYELRHEHITEVIGELAKDALTLVEVPALAISSTDCRQRAAERRPLWYLMPDGVVQYVSKRRLYRDPVEGEAKATLGPTPSGLSAGNNS from the coding sequence GTGCAAAAGCGCCGTCGCAGGTTGGGCGTAATGGGTGGGACCTTCGATCCCATCCATTACGGGCACCTGGTTGCCGCCAGTGAGGTGGCCGACCTGTTCGACCTCGACGAAGTGGTGTTCGTGCCCAGCGGTCAGCCGTGGCAGAAGACCCGTAACGTCTCCGCGGCCGAGGACCGGTATCTGATGACGGTGATCGCTACCGCCTCCAATCCCCGGTTCTCGGTCAGCCGGGTCGACATCGACCGCGCCGGCCCCACCTACACCAAGGACACGCTGCAGGATCTGCACGCGCTGAACCCGGATTCCGAGCTGTTCTTCATCACCGGTGCCGATGCGCTGTCATCGATCCTGTCCTGGCACGGCTGGGAAGTTCTGTTCGAGTTGGCGCGGTTCATCGGCGTCAGCCGGCCCGGTTACGAGCTGCGCCACGAGCACATCACCGAGGTGATCGGCGAGCTGGCCAAGGATGCACTGACCCTGGTTGAGGTTCCGGCACTGGCGATCTCGTCGACCGACTGCCGTCAGCGCGCCGCGGAGCGCCGTCCGCTGTGGTACCTGATGCCCGACGGCGTCGTGCAATACGTCTCCAAGCGCCGGCTCTACCGCGACCCGGTCGAGGGCGAGGCCAAGGCGACGCTGGGCCCGACGCCGTCCGGCCTTTCCGCCGGGAACAACTCATGA
- a CDS encoding MmpS family transport accessory protein, protein MRASPNPDAITRALKRAWIPLLLIVVLAVSALVVSRLHKIFGSQDLNANAGKGIEIVQFNPKVVVYEISGPPGATANINYWDENANTHQIDNAPLPWSTTISTTLPSVSANIMAQSDGNRISCKITVDNVVRDQQNSDGHNAQTFCLVKSA, encoded by the coding sequence ATGCGGGCTTCGCCGAACCCGGACGCGATAACTCGGGCGCTCAAACGGGCGTGGATCCCCCTGCTGTTAATTGTGGTACTGGCCGTCTCGGCATTGGTCGTGTCGCGGCTGCACAAGATCTTCGGTTCGCAGGACCTCAACGCGAATGCCGGCAAGGGCATCGAGATCGTGCAGTTCAACCCGAAGGTCGTCGTCTACGAAATCTCCGGCCCGCCGGGCGCCACCGCGAACATCAACTACTGGGACGAGAACGCCAACACACACCAGATCGACAACGCGCCGCTGCCCTGGTCGACCACGATCTCGACCACGCTGCCGTCGGTGAGCGCCAACATCATGGCGCAAAGTGACGGCAACCGGATCAGCTGCAAGATCACGGTGGACAACGTCGTGCGCGACCAGCAGAACTCCGATGGACACAACGCGCAGACGTTCTGCCTGGTGAAATCCGCGTGA
- a CDS encoding AMP-binding protein has protein sequence MSGSSILAMLHGRASLRPHDVAYTFTDYEGNWDGVAESLTWSQIARRTLNVARDLGPHGSVGDRAVILAPQGLDYIAAFLGSMQAGLIAVPLPLPHRGSSHDRVSAVLADTSPSVVLTTSAHAEAVAEYVDRARMDDVPKIVEIDSMNLDVDSETTIRTTDLPSVAYLQYSSGSTRTPTGVTISHRNLEVNFEQLMRSFFSDAGTKIPLDTTIVSWLPFYHDMGLVLGVCAPILSGRRAELTSPVGFLERPARWVRALAENPHTWSSAPNFAFDLAARKTTDKDLAGLDLGGVLGIISGAERVEPATLRRFVDRFAHFNFRDHMMRPSYGMAEATVFVATGTWSESAPAAYFDTEALGAGRVEPCAARKGTTLVKYQVPQSPTVRIVDNETNRECPPDVIGEIWVHGENVADGYWRRPPEEQRCFGATLVDPSPGTPDGTWLRTGDLGFIHSDELFIVGRIKDLLIIRGRNHYPEDIEATVQEITRGRVAAISVPMDGTEQLVTVIELKKPTGAGEDTARWLSDVKSEVTSAISNAHGLNAGDLVPVAAGSIPTTTSGKIRRAFCVEQYRQGQFVRLDA, from the coding sequence ATGTCTGGATCATCGATTCTCGCCATGCTGCACGGCCGTGCCAGCCTGCGCCCGCATGACGTGGCGTACACGTTCACCGACTACGAGGGCAACTGGGACGGTGTTGCCGAGAGCCTCACGTGGTCGCAGATAGCCCGCCGAACACTCAATGTGGCACGCGATCTCGGCCCGCACGGGTCGGTCGGCGACCGGGCGGTGATCCTGGCTCCCCAGGGCCTCGACTACATTGCGGCGTTCCTGGGATCCATGCAGGCCGGGCTCATCGCGGTTCCACTTCCATTGCCGCATCGCGGCTCGAGTCACGACCGGGTGAGTGCGGTCCTTGCCGATACCTCGCCGTCGGTTGTTCTCACCACGTCCGCGCACGCCGAAGCTGTCGCCGAGTACGTCGATCGAGCACGCATGGACGACGTTCCGAAGATCGTCGAAATCGACTCGATGAACCTGGACGTCGATAGCGAAACAACTATCCGGACAACCGATTTGCCCAGCGTCGCGTATTTGCAGTACAGCTCGGGTTCGACCCGAACGCCGACCGGAGTGACGATCTCGCACCGAAACCTCGAAGTGAATTTCGAGCAGCTGATGCGCAGCTTCTTCTCAGACGCCGGAACCAAGATCCCCTTGGACACCACGATCGTGTCGTGGTTGCCGTTCTACCACGACATGGGTTTGGTACTGGGGGTCTGCGCCCCAATCCTGAGCGGCCGTCGCGCCGAGCTGACCAGTCCGGTCGGATTCTTGGAGCGGCCGGCCCGGTGGGTGCGTGCGCTCGCCGAAAACCCCCACACGTGGTCGTCCGCGCCTAACTTCGCCTTTGACTTGGCCGCCCGCAAGACCACCGACAAAGACCTGGCCGGGCTCGACCTCGGCGGCGTGCTGGGCATCATCAGCGGCGCCGAGCGTGTCGAGCCGGCCACCTTGCGTCGGTTCGTGGATCGGTTCGCGCACTTCAACTTTCGCGACCACATGATGCGTCCCTCATACGGGATGGCCGAGGCGACGGTCTTCGTGGCGACCGGCACCTGGAGTGAATCGGCACCGGCGGCATACTTCGATACCGAAGCGCTCGGCGCGGGCCGTGTTGAGCCGTGCGCGGCCAGGAAAGGCACGACGCTGGTCAAGTACCAAGTGCCGCAATCCCCCACGGTGCGCATCGTCGACAACGAGACGAATCGCGAATGCCCGCCGGACGTGATCGGCGAAATCTGGGTGCACGGCGAGAATGTCGCCGATGGCTATTGGCGCAGGCCACCGGAAGAGCAGCGCTGCTTCGGCGCAACGCTTGTGGACCCGTCGCCCGGCACGCCCGACGGGACGTGGCTGCGAACCGGCGACTTGGGTTTCATCCACTCCGATGAGCTGTTCATCGTCGGGCGCATCAAAGACCTGCTGATCATCCGCGGGCGCAATCACTATCCCGAGGACATCGAGGCGACCGTGCAAGAGATCACGCGTGGCCGGGTCGCGGCCATCTCGGTTCCGATGGATGGCACCGAGCAGCTGGTCACCGTCATCGAACTCAAGAAGCCAACCGGCGCCGGCGAGGACACGGCGCGCTGGCTCAGCGACGTCAAGAGCGAAGTCACCTCGGCGATCTCCAATGCGCACGGACTGAACGCCGGTGATCTCGTGCCGGTCGCGGCCGGATCGATTCCCACCACGACGAGCGGCAAGATCCGGCGCGCCTTCTGCGTCGAGCAATACCGGCAGGGCCAATTCGTTCGGCTGGACGCCTAA
- a CDS encoding NAD(P)H-dependent amine dehydrogenase family protein: MSTPGTDRPLRVIQWTTGNIGRRSLHAIIGRPDMELVGVYAHGADKVGVDAAELSGWPEPTGVQATNDIDALIALRADACCYNPLWPNIDELVRLLESGVNVCSSAAWITGGKQTPQDRKRIEDACARGNSTIFGSGAHPGMTNMVGMVLSASCERVDEIRITESVDCSTYESAETQTAMGFSQDPDTPGLAENVRRESEVFAESAAMMADAIGAKLDKMTFDVTFTAATGDSDLGFMKIPAGTVGGVYGYHRGWEGDRNVVSVGFNWTMGNHVDPPKPLEHGHVIQVYGMPNMRTVLHCLPPKDWTEPGFMGLGMIYTAMPVTNAVPAVVAAKPGIATLADLPPVTGRLAR; this comes from the coding sequence ATGAGCACTCCCGGCACAGACCGTCCCTTACGCGTCATCCAGTGGACGACGGGGAACATCGGACGCCGGTCGCTGCACGCGATCATCGGCAGGCCCGACATGGAGCTGGTCGGGGTGTACGCGCACGGGGCGGACAAGGTCGGTGTGGACGCCGCCGAACTCTCCGGCTGGCCGGAGCCGACCGGGGTGCAAGCCACCAACGACATCGACGCGCTGATCGCGCTGCGCGCCGACGCGTGTTGCTATAACCCGTTGTGGCCCAACATCGACGAATTGGTGCGGCTGCTTGAATCGGGGGTCAACGTGTGCTCCAGCGCGGCCTGGATCACCGGCGGCAAGCAGACACCGCAGGACCGCAAGCGCATCGAAGACGCCTGCGCCAGAGGCAATTCGACGATCTTCGGCAGCGGTGCGCATCCCGGCATGACGAACATGGTCGGCATGGTGTTGTCCGCCTCCTGCGAGCGCGTCGACGAAATCCGGATCACCGAGTCGGTGGACTGCTCGACCTACGAATCCGCGGAAACCCAGACGGCGATGGGCTTCTCGCAAGATCCCGACACACCCGGGCTGGCGGAGAACGTGCGGCGGGAAAGCGAAGTCTTCGCCGAGTCCGCGGCGATGATGGCCGACGCGATCGGCGCCAAGCTGGACAAGATGACCTTCGACGTCACGTTCACCGCGGCCACCGGCGACTCCGATCTGGGCTTCATGAAGATCCCCGCCGGCACCGTCGGCGGCGTGTACGGCTACCACCGCGGCTGGGAAGGCGACCGCAATGTCGTCAGCGTCGGATTCAACTGGACCATGGGTAACCACGTCGACCCACCCAAGCCGCTCGAGCACGGCCACGTCATTCAGGTCTACGGCATGCCCAACATGCGGACCGTGCTGCATTGCCTGCCGCCCAAGGATTGGACCGAGCCCGGGTTCATGGGCCTCGGCATGATCTATACCGCGATGCCGGTCACCAACGCCGTGCCCGCCGTGGTGGCCGCCAAGCCCGGGATCGCGACCCTCGCTGACTTGCCGCCGGTCACCGGGCGCCTGGCTCGCTAG
- the octT gene encoding diglucosylglycerate octanoyltransferase encodes MSSDLRPTLLVFADSLSYYGPTGGLPADDPRIWPNIVASQLGWDVELIGRIGWTCRDVWWAATQDPRAWAALPRAGAVIFATSGMDSLPSVLPTALRELIRYVRPPWLRRWVRDGYGWLQPRLSPVARAALPPHLTADYLEQTRGAIDFNRPGIPIVASLPSVHIAETYGKAHHGRAGTVAAITEWAQQHDVPLVDLKAAVAEQVMSGRGNPDGIHWNFEAHQAVAELMLKALAEAGVSTEKSRG; translated from the coding sequence ATGTCCTCTGACCTACGACCCACGCTGCTGGTCTTCGCCGATTCGCTGTCCTACTACGGTCCCACCGGGGGACTGCCCGCCGACGATCCTCGTATCTGGCCCAATATCGTTGCCTCCCAACTGGGTTGGGATGTGGAGCTGATCGGGCGCATCGGCTGGACCTGCCGCGACGTGTGGTGGGCCGCCACGCAGGACCCGCGGGCCTGGGCGGCGCTGCCCAGGGCGGGCGCGGTGATCTTCGCGACCAGCGGGATGGATTCGCTGCCATCGGTGTTGCCGACCGCGTTGCGTGAGCTGATCCGCTATGTCCGGCCGCCGTGGCTGCGGCGCTGGGTCCGCGACGGCTATGGCTGGCTGCAGCCCAGGCTTTCGCCGGTGGCCCGCGCCGCCCTGCCGCCGCATCTGACTGCCGACTATCTCGAGCAGACCCGGGGCGCAATCGATTTCAACCGCCCGGGCATCCCGATCGTGGCATCGCTGCCGTCGGTGCACATCGCCGAGACCTACGGTAAGGCGCACCACGGTCGTGCCGGGACGGTGGCGGCGATTACGGAGTGGGCGCAGCAGCACGATGTGCCCTTGGTCGATCTCAAAGCCGCTGTGGCCGAACAGGTTATGAGTGGTCGTGGCAATCCGGACGGCATCCACTGGAATTTCGAAGCCCACCAGGCGGTCGCGGAGCTGATGCTCAAGGCGCTGGCCGAAGCCGGGGTGTCGACCGAGAAATCGCGCGGCTGA